In Mycolicibacterium alvei, a single window of DNA contains:
- a CDS encoding AMP-binding protein: MVRDVIDFDTRLDHPCPDIWEILQSPDRYPRFFRGLGSCEQISDHAQQFEVRFCTPRGTVVVHQLHLTVRRAGREMLLSAAHMPDSCVSIRLNPGANDTRIAVTAFSVGRLHPDLAKIDDSTVENWVRDGLQRIADYLAGKQSSLLVNTGDMRSLQLSVAKTMVVSGVVRASRPDRALRQLNSLAKWGFTLAGGLTAAAVRSPRNIAVIDNLGQSTYADVAERTTRIASGLTTVGFTANSKLALLARNHSAMVECMVAASKLGADLVLLNTGLAAHPIEEIVRRHAVDAIFVDDEFEQQVRYLPAEIPRIATRPAPAVPQRRSIDDLIAAGTDNGPLTPPKQPGKLVVLTSGTTGTPKGARRPTPQGFGTIAAMLSRMPLRHDEVMLVAAPLFHSWGLAALQVSAPLRATVVLMERFDAEECLKTIAQHRCTVLIAVPVMLQRILELPATVTNRYDTSSLRVVASSGSPIPGASAIKFMDTFGDILYNFYGSTEVSWATIADPTDLRAAPTTAGRPPLGTRVAILDQAGDPVPVGAVGRIFVGNDMLFDGYTNAASPAVKDRLMDTGDVGYLDAGGRLFVAGRDDEMIISGGENVFPRPVEEALSLLPQISEVAVIGVPDPVFGQRLAAFVVVADGASLDQDMVKNYIRNRLSRFSIPRDVTFVGQLPRTATGKVLKRQLIESQSQLETGWPGEV; the protein is encoded by the coding sequence GTGGTACGTGACGTGATCGATTTCGACACGAGGCTGGATCACCCATGTCCGGATATCTGGGAGATCCTGCAGTCACCCGACCGTTATCCGCGGTTTTTTCGCGGACTCGGGTCGTGTGAGCAGATCTCCGACCACGCGCAGCAGTTCGAGGTCCGGTTCTGCACTCCCCGGGGCACTGTCGTGGTTCACCAGCTGCACCTGACGGTTCGCCGAGCGGGTAGAGAAATGTTGCTCAGCGCCGCCCACATGCCCGACAGTTGCGTGTCGATTCGGCTGAACCCGGGGGCGAACGACACCCGGATCGCCGTGACCGCGTTCTCGGTCGGCCGACTCCACCCTGACCTGGCCAAGATCGACGACAGCACCGTCGAGAACTGGGTCCGAGACGGCCTGCAGCGAATTGCGGACTATTTAGCCGGCAAGCAATCGTCGCTACTGGTGAACACGGGCGACATGCGTTCACTGCAACTCAGCGTCGCCAAGACGATGGTGGTCAGCGGTGTCGTGCGGGCATCCCGGCCGGATCGCGCGCTGCGACAACTCAACTCCCTGGCCAAGTGGGGGTTCACCCTGGCCGGCGGCCTGACCGCCGCCGCCGTGCGATCGCCCCGCAACATCGCGGTGATCGACAACCTCGGACAGTCGACGTACGCCGATGTCGCTGAGCGCACCACCCGCATCGCCTCCGGCCTCACCACCGTCGGCTTCACCGCAAACAGCAAGCTCGCGCTCCTCGCCCGCAACCATTCGGCGATGGTGGAGTGCATGGTGGCGGCCAGCAAGCTGGGTGCCGACCTGGTGCTGCTCAACACCGGCCTGGCCGCGCACCCGATCGAAGAGATCGTCCGCCGCCACGCGGTCGACGCCATCTTCGTCGATGACGAATTCGAGCAGCAGGTGCGTTATCTACCGGCCGAAATTCCACGCATCGCGACGCGCCCCGCTCCGGCTGTACCGCAGCGGCGTTCGATCGACGATTTGATCGCGGCCGGCACCGACAACGGGCCGCTGACACCGCCGAAGCAGCCGGGCAAGCTGGTGGTGCTCACCTCGGGCACGACCGGCACACCGAAGGGTGCGCGCCGGCCCACACCACAAGGCTTCGGCACGATCGCCGCGATGTTGTCGCGGATGCCGCTGCGTCACGACGAGGTGATGTTGGTGGCCGCACCCCTGTTTCACTCGTGGGGCCTGGCCGCGCTCCAGGTGAGTGCCCCGCTGCGGGCGACGGTAGTGCTGATGGAACGGTTCGACGCCGAAGAATGTCTGAAAACCATTGCGCAGCACCGCTGTACCGTCTTGATCGCCGTCCCCGTCATGCTGCAACGCATACTCGAGTTGCCGGCCACGGTGACCAATCGATACGACACGTCGTCGCTGAGAGTGGTCGCCAGCAGTGGGTCACCGATCCCCGGAGCCTCCGCCATCAAGTTCATGGATACCTTCGGCGACATCCTGTACAACTTCTACGGCTCGACCGAAGTGTCATGGGCAACGATCGCCGATCCGACCGACCTGCGAGCTGCCCCGACAACCGCAGGTCGACCACCGCTGGGTACCCGCGTCGCCATCCTCGATCAAGCGGGTGACCCCGTACCCGTCGGCGCTGTCGGCCGCATCTTCGTGGGGAACGACATGCTGTTCGACGGCTACACCAACGCCGCATCGCCCGCCGTCAAAGACCGACTGATGGACACCGGCGACGTCGGCTACCTCGACGCCGGCGGGCGCCTCTTCGTCGCCGGACGCGACGACGAGATGATCATCTCCGGCGGCGAGAACGTTTTCCCGCGGCCCGTCGAAGAAGCACTCTCGCTGCTACCGCAGATCTCCGAAGTGGCGGTGATCGGCGTTCCCGATCCGGTGTTCGGCCAACGTCTCGCCGCGTTCGTCGTCGTTGCCGACGGGGCCTCGCTGGACCAGGACATGGTCAAGAACTACATCCGAAACCGCCTGAGCCGCTTCTCGATTCCACGTGACGTCACATTCGTCGGCCAGCTTCCCCGCACCGCCACGGGAAAGGTATTGAAACGTCAACTGATCGAGAGCCAGTCTCAGCTGGAGACGGGCTGGCCGGGCGAGGTGTAG
- a CDS encoding DUF1906 domain-containing protein translates to MTPTASRRELLRYAAVLAPALAVPGVLAASAGTPTASAEGLQLVDFTHLLVQPEQIKSAGFGGALVYVSELRPGATFDFKPVTRDYADRLRAAGLQVVSCYQFGKPGWPTPSDFTRGYDGGVADAQTALGLHTAAGGPASAPIFFSVDEDIDAATWKSLAVQWFRGINSVLGVARTGIYGGRRQCGWAIADGVVGASSTPGHRWAWQTKAWSRGEREPAAVLFQREVVTASDPGFVIDGIHVDVNDVLAADYGQWDLAR, encoded by the coding sequence GTGACGCCCACCGCTTCACGGCGTGAACTCCTCAGGTATGCCGCTGTGCTCGCCCCTGCGCTGGCCGTCCCGGGTGTGTTGGCGGCATCAGCCGGCACCCCCACGGCCTCCGCCGAGGGTCTGCAACTCGTCGATTTCACCCACCTGCTCGTCCAGCCCGAACAGATCAAGTCCGCGGGGTTCGGTGGAGCGCTGGTGTACGTATCCGAATTGCGGCCCGGCGCCACGTTCGATTTCAAACCTGTCACCCGCGACTACGCGGACCGACTCCGTGCCGCCGGGTTGCAGGTAGTCAGCTGCTACCAGTTCGGTAAGCCCGGGTGGCCGACGCCGTCGGACTTCACCCGCGGCTACGACGGCGGCGTGGCGGATGCCCAGACGGCGTTGGGGCTTCATACCGCGGCCGGCGGTCCGGCATCCGCGCCCATCTTCTTCAGCGTCGATGAGGATATCGACGCCGCAACCTGGAAAAGCCTGGCGGTCCAATGGTTTCGGGGGATCAACTCGGTCCTGGGGGTAGCCCGCACCGGAATCTACGGCGGCCGCCGTCAATGTGGCTGGGCGATCGCCGACGGTGTGGTCGGCGCCTCCAGCACGCCCGGCCACCGGTGGGCCTGGCAGACGAAGGCATGGTCGAGGGGTGAGCGTGAACCGGCGGCCGTGCTATTCCAACGGGAAGTCGTGACCGCGTCCGACCCGGGTTTCGTGATCGACGGTATTCATGTAGACGTGAACGACGTTCTCGCAGCCGATTACGGCCAATGGGATCTCGCCCGATAA